A single genomic interval of Pelorhabdus rhamnosifermentans harbors:
- a CDS encoding MFS transporter has product MLRSIKNIPYSIWVITCAHAVTDLAPGALFVALPFFKAKFDLSYAELTAIILIQNLTSSVSQPIFGYFSDKKSRPWWMPVGCFVTGIVMLASLLVPTYPLVLLCTAISGFGSAIFHPEGAKMVNWLSGKAKGKGASLFSVGGNAGFAIGSAFLGTLLLGDSVTLYLFALPYLAISMMFLFVMKQLSRLPQNRGNFSAEAKLSVNVNLPLIALLGMVLIRATVNSGISTFVPLYCVAFLHDSSAYAASLLTVYLAAGAVGTLLGGTMSDRYGSRQVMFYSILPVAVLVFLFQISSGILGFILLALVSILLAATFTSSLVLAQKMMPRNIGMASGLTLGFSMGLGAMGVLGLGWMADVSGLPWVFNLLAFLPVVGFVFTLFVQEPAEGSETLDT; this is encoded by the coding sequence ATGTTACGTTCTATAAAAAATATTCCTTATTCGATTTGGGTGATTACGTGTGCACATGCCGTGACCGATTTGGCGCCAGGTGCCTTATTTGTGGCTTTACCCTTTTTTAAGGCGAAATTTGACTTGAGTTATGCTGAGTTAACGGCTATTATTTTGATACAAAATCTGACTTCCTCTGTAAGTCAACCCATATTTGGCTATTTTAGTGATAAAAAATCGCGTCCTTGGTGGATGCCTGTTGGTTGTTTTGTGACAGGAATTGTGATGTTGGCTTCTTTGCTTGTACCTACTTATCCTTTAGTGCTGTTGTGCACGGCGATTAGTGGATTTGGTAGTGCTATTTTTCATCCGGAAGGGGCCAAGATGGTCAATTGGCTCAGTGGCAAAGCCAAGGGAAAAGGGGCTAGCTTATTTTCTGTTGGCGGTAATGCGGGATTTGCCATTGGATCGGCTTTTTTAGGAACCTTGCTGCTTGGCGATTCCGTTACCCTCTATTTATTTGCACTACCTTACCTTGCAATTAGTATGATGTTTCTTTTCGTAATGAAGCAGTTATCACGTTTGCCCCAGAACAGAGGCAATTTTTCCGCTGAAGCAAAGCTTTCGGTTAATGTGAACTTGCCACTTATCGCTTTGTTAGGAATGGTGTTGATACGGGCAACTGTGAATTCTGGTATTAGTACATTTGTTCCGTTGTATTGCGTCGCCTTTTTGCATGATAGTTCTGCCTATGCCGCTTCTTTGTTGACTGTTTATTTAGCTGCCGGAGCAGTCGGAACACTTTTGGGCGGTACTATGAGTGACCGTTATGGCAGCAGGCAAGTCATGTTTTATTCTATTTTACCTGTAGCTGTGTTAGTGTTTCTTTTTCAAATTTCATCTGGAATTTTGGGCTTTATTCTTTTAGCACTGGTTAGCATTTTATTGGCAGCGACCTTTACGAGCAGTTTAGTATTAGCGCAGAAAATGATGCCGCGTAATATTGGCATGGCTTCAGGATTGACGCTTGGGTTTAGTATGGGACTGGGAGCGATGGGAGTATTAGGGCTGGGTTGGATGGCTGATGTATCGGGGTTGCCCTGGGTATTTAATTTACTGGCTTTTTTGCCTGTAGTGGGTTTTGTTTTTACTTTGTTTGTCCAGGAGCCGGCAGAGGGTTCAGAAACATTGGATACGTAA
- a CDS encoding AraC family transcriptional regulator, whose protein sequence is MIITNNGHMIDQDIQSDFPVKIRRAQYHEQGPILKSHWHEEFMIFYIKQGQAIIYCNSKSIPVGAGDLIVINSNDIHYMENLCSELIEYYYIIINFAFLLSKQEDLCQTKYINPLIQQRIRFENQIKNDNELLHQVEELIDEYQQQNQGYELLIKADLYHIIVLLMRRHIMPIAEEENKRQYNILHQLRPVLEYIDQHYTQKLTLAEISTMANMSRHHFCRLFKSITGKPPIDYINHLRINAAIELLKEGHLNISEIAMTVGFNDSNYFSRLFKKYKNCSPTSIQKK, encoded by the coding sequence ATGATTATTACAAATAATGGTCATATGATCGACCAAGATATCCAGAGTGATTTTCCAGTAAAAATAAGGCGTGCTCAATATCATGAACAAGGACCGATTCTAAAAAGTCATTGGCATGAAGAATTCATGATCTTTTATATCAAACAAGGTCAAGCCATCATTTATTGCAATTCCAAATCCATCCCGGTCGGTGCCGGAGATTTAATCGTAATTAATAGCAACGATATTCATTATATGGAAAATCTTTGTAGCGAGCTCATTGAATACTACTACATCATCATTAATTTTGCCTTTCTTCTCAGTAAACAAGAAGACTTATGCCAAACGAAATACATTAATCCCCTCATACAACAACGTATTCGCTTTGAAAACCAGATAAAAAATGACAATGAGCTTCTTCATCAAGTGGAAGAATTAATTGATGAATATCAACAACAAAATCAAGGCTATGAACTTTTAATTAAAGCCGACCTTTATCATATTATAGTCCTGCTCATGCGACGGCATATAATGCCCATAGCTGAAGAAGAAAATAAGCGACAATATAATATACTCCATCAACTGCGCCCCGTACTAGAATACATTGACCAGCATTACACACAAAAGCTTACATTAGCGGAAATTTCCACCATGGCCAATATGAGCCGTCATCATTTTTGCCGACTCTTCAAAAGCATTACAGGCAAACCACCCATTGATTATATTAATCATTTACGTATCAATGCAGCCATAGAGCTGCTAAAGGAAGGGCATCTAAATATCAGCGAAATTGCCATGACCGTCGGATTTAATGATAGCAACTATTTCAGCCGTCTATTCAAAAAATACAAAAACTGCTCTCCCACATCGATACAAAAAAAATAA
- a CDS encoding outer membrane beta-barrel protein → MKKIFCLTILLVLVTSAVCAAGPLPDCSLGQVALDLNLSAPDLSGSKKVDGKKNVGYGVTAGIGFGFAGQYTYNDFKTKTSLNGSSEIKAQQICLVDNLIDTLVNVSVFGGVSQTQAVGSSQHNGVVVGVAANVPITSSTKAYGVLSTGNRVSGYEIGLSYELAKNTDLNIGYRDTKYKDITFSDSTKSDVTAKGVVGGVTFKI, encoded by the coding sequence ATGAAGAAAATTTTTTGTCTGACGATTTTACTAGTTCTTGTAACTTCTGCTGTTTGTGCGGCTGGTCCTTTGCCAGACTGTTCTTTGGGACAAGTTGCACTCGATTTGAATTTGAGTGCCCCCGATTTATCGGGTAGCAAAAAAGTAGATGGAAAGAAAAACGTGGGGTATGGTGTTACAGCAGGTATTGGATTTGGTTTTGCAGGACAATATACTTATAATGATTTTAAAACGAAAACATCACTTAATGGTAGTAGTGAAATTAAAGCACAACAGATATGCTTGGTAGATAATCTTATTGATACATTGGTCAACGTTTCAGTCTTTGGTGGTGTCTCTCAGACTCAGGCAGTGGGAAGTTCTCAGCATAACGGTGTTGTGGTGGGAGTTGCTGCCAATGTGCCGATTACTTCCAGCACCAAAGCATATGGTGTCTTGAGTACAGGCAATCGTGTTTCTGGTTATGAAATCGGTCTTAGTTATGAATTAGCCAAAAATACTGATTTGAATATTGGCTACCGCGATACTAAATATAAGGATATAACTTTTAGTGATAGTACTAAAAGTGATGTTACGGCAAAAGGTGTAGTTGGTGGTGTAACTTTTAAGATTTAA
- a CDS encoding 3'-5' exonuclease, which produces MSVKPTFTAIDFETANFQKNSACQLGLAVVRAGRIVERKSWLIKPPTSYFTFTYIHGITYEKVKSEPTFGVLWPEIQPYIENQIIAAHNASFDTGVLLAALKTYQFAIPEFQVIDSLQVARKVWPKLNNHKLSTVADYLKIDLNHHEAESDAVACAEILCRVGWDHVAIKTVGM; this is translated from the coding sequence GTGAGCGTAAAACCGACTTTTACGGCTATCGACTTTGAAACAGCTAATTTTCAGAAAAACAGTGCCTGCCAGCTCGGGCTTGCCGTGGTCCGCGCCGGCAGGATCGTTGAACGGAAATCCTGGCTGATTAAGCCGCCTACGAGTTATTTTACTTTTACTTATATTCATGGGATAACCTATGAAAAAGTAAAAAGTGAACCGACGTTTGGCGTGCTCTGGCCGGAAATTCAGCCTTATATTGAGAATCAAATTATTGCGGCTCATAATGCTAGCTTTGATACCGGGGTTTTACTTGCTGCGCTAAAAACCTATCAGTTTGCCATTCCTGAATTTCAGGTCATTGATTCATTACAAGTGGCAAGAAAGGTTTGGCCCAAGCTGAACAATCACAAGCTTTCTACCGTAGCCGATTATTTAAAAATCGACTTGAATCATCATGAAGCAGAAAGTGATGCTGTGGCTTGTGCGGAAATTCTTTGCAGAGTGGGATGGGATCATGTAGCAATCAAGACTGTCGGAATGTAA
- a CDS encoding SMR family transporter, with amino-acid sequence MPFDYLIIFYPKKLSYAIWCGLGLIATTLLDYILFEQTIDAKGWLGLSLITCGIAILTFS; translated from the coding sequence TTGCCATTTGATTATCTTATTATTTTCTATCCAAAAAAACTTTCTTATGCCATTTGGTGCGGTTTAGGCCTCATTGCCACAACTTTGCTAGATTATATTTTATTCGAGCAAACGATTGACGCCAAAGGATGGCTTGGACTTTCTCTAATTACTTGCGGCATTGCAATTTTAACTTTTTCATAA
- the cas2 gene encoding CRISPR-associated endonuclease Cas2 — protein sequence MMVLITYDVNVITPLGKSRLRKVAKQCVNYGQRVQNSVFECLVDPTQFAELKHCLESIVDPETDSLRYYFLGNSWKNRVEHFGAKTGYDPEGVLMI from the coding sequence ATGATGGTTTTGATTACCTACGATGTGAATGTGATAACGCCTTTAGGGAAAAGCCGTCTACGGAAAGTAGCTAAGCAATGTGTCAATTATGGTCAGCGAGTGCAAAACTCGGTGTTTGAATGCTTAGTTGATCCAACACAATTTGCAGAATTAAAACACTGTTTAGAAAGCATTGTTGATCCGGAAACAGATAGTTTACGTTATTATTTTCTCGGTAACAGCTGGAAAAATCGTGTAGAGCATTTTGGTGCTAAGACGGGATATGATCCGGAGGGGGTCTTAATGATCTAA
- the cas4 gene encoding CRISPR-associated protein Cas4, with translation MLSGIQHMAFCERQWALIHIEQVWSENVRTVEGQHLHERTDDPFADESRKKVRIVRAMPLVSQQLGLRGIADVVEFYQSPNYVAGKTCELEGREGWWRPAPVEYKRGRPKKDDRDAVQLCAQAIALEEMLQISIDEGFLFYGQTKHREPITLDETLRKHTVELALRMHQLIQDGKTPKAQKGRHCSQCSLVEQCQPEWTLHGHSVKAYLARMCSVEVDDS, from the coding sequence ATGCTATCGGGAATTCAACATATGGCTTTTTGTGAACGTCAGTGGGCACTTATTCATATTGAACAAGTTTGGTCAGAAAATGTTCGTACTGTAGAAGGACAACATCTTCACGAAAGAACAGATGATCCATTTGCAGATGAAAGTCGGAAGAAGGTGCGGATTGTTCGAGCGATGCCACTTGTTTCTCAACAACTGGGACTGCGAGGTATCGCTGACGTTGTAGAATTTTATCAAAGTCCTAATTACGTTGCAGGAAAAACGTGTGAACTAGAAGGACGCGAGGGATGGTGGAGGCCTGCTCCTGTTGAATATAAACGCGGACGCCCCAAAAAAGATGATCGAGATGCTGTGCAGTTGTGTGCGCAAGCCATAGCGCTAGAGGAAATGTTGCAAATATCCATTGATGAAGGGTTCCTTTTTTATGGACAAACCAAACATCGCGAACCTATTACATTGGATGAGACGCTACGAAAGCACACGGTAGAACTTGCCCTCAGAATGCATCAGCTTATCCAAGATGGTAAGACTCCCAAGGCGCAAAAAGGAAGGCATTGTTCACAATGTTCTCTTGTGGAACAATGTCAGCCGGAATGGACATTGCATGGTCATTCTGTAAAGGCTTATTTGGCACGCATGTGCAGTGTGGAGGTAGATGATTCTTGA
- the cas7c gene encoding type I-C CRISPR-associated protein Cas7/Csd2: MINVSDVLNNRYEFVLFFEVENGNPNGDPDAGNMPRIDPETSQGLVSDVCLKRKVRNYVELAKGGSSPFDIYVREKAVLNDINELAYNELKIKPESKKLPKDPDQAKKITQYMCDRFYDIRAFGAVMTMEVNCGQVRGPIQFGFAKSLDPIVPQEITITRMAVANKKDADKERTMGRKHIVPYAVYRAEGYISAALAQKTGFSEEDLEIFWQALINMFENDHSAARGKMSSRKLVVFKHDTALGNAPAHKLFDLVTVKRNDEEKPPRAFTDYSIIVNNKEKSDGVTIIERE; encoded by the coding sequence ATGATTAACGTGAGTGATGTATTGAATAATCGTTATGAATTTGTACTTTTTTTTGAAGTGGAAAATGGGAACCCCAATGGTGATCCAGATGCGGGAAATATGCCACGTATTGATCCAGAAACAAGTCAGGGACTTGTTTCTGATGTTTGTCTCAAACGTAAAGTTCGAAATTATGTAGAACTTGCAAAGGGCGGAAGTAGTCCTTTTGATATTTATGTGCGTGAAAAGGCTGTTCTAAATGATATCAATGAGCTTGCCTATAATGAATTAAAGATTAAGCCGGAGTCTAAAAAACTTCCCAAAGATCCTGATCAGGCTAAGAAGATAACCCAATATATGTGTGATCGATTCTATGATATTCGAGCGTTTGGTGCAGTTATGACAATGGAAGTAAATTGCGGGCAAGTGCGTGGACCTATTCAGTTTGGGTTTGCTAAAAGTTTGGACCCCATTGTTCCACAAGAAATAACGATTACTCGCATGGCTGTGGCAAATAAAAAGGATGCTGACAAGGAACGTACGATGGGACGTAAACACATTGTACCTTACGCCGTTTATCGTGCTGAAGGCTATATTTCAGCAGCATTGGCACAAAAGACTGGATTTTCTGAAGAAGATCTTGAAATTTTTTGGCAGGCGCTTATAAATATGTTTGAAAATGATCATTCGGCAGCTCGTGGTAAAATGTCCAGCAGAAAATTAGTTGTTTTTAAACATGATACAGCATTAGGAAACGCTCCAGCACATAAATTATTTGACTTAGTTACTGTAAAACGCAATGATGAAGAAAAGCCGCCACGTGCATTTACGGACTATAGCATTATTGTCAATAATAAGGAAAAGTCGGACGGCGTTACGATTATTGAGCGTGAATAA
- the cas8c gene encoding type I-C CRISPR-associated protein Cas8c/Csd1 codes for MILQALNEHYQRLLEDKESGIAPPGYSIVDISFVLVLSETGDFLDMFKVEQTELVPEHKKRQGINPPPYFLCDKILYSLGIGKNKMEGKKRFEQYRDYNQKLLVQAKCMEAKAVSCFLNSWNPEEWDNNAIILRHQDEFEKPANYNTVYKIDGHNGYIHDQEEIAAIWMEEQIEKEDDATVFGQCLVTGKYTDIARTHEVAIKGAGGQPAGTALVSFQIESFRSYGKTQSYNAPVSKKVAFAYGTALNYLIASKTNRVRLADTTMVFWADKKGGKTEETILSWCFDPVDTESEAKSDERRIDLGAARQAKTILERVKSGLSVGDATFDKDTRCYLLGLAPNAARLSVRFWQVSNFGDLLKKIAQHYKDMDIIGLERLGGIISPWRTLKALAVREDSKNIPPLLGGQFLKSILSGSMYPQTIYDAVLQRCRTGGEHNGVTIIRAAVIKAFLLRKYRIKNQFDKEVLITVSLNESNTNTAYRLGRLFSLLEKAQKDALGNEINATIRDRYFGAASATPGSVFPLLLRLSRHHIAKATYGNVLDRKIQDVMNGLDAFPAHLSMEDQGQFILGYYHQNQANYTKNQTNEEKKG; via the coding sequence TTGATTTTACAGGCATTAAACGAACATTACCAGCGACTTTTGGAAGATAAAGAATCAGGAATAGCACCGCCTGGATATAGTATCGTCGATATTTCTTTTGTGCTTGTTCTTTCCGAAACGGGTGATTTTTTAGACATGTTTAAGGTGGAGCAAACGGAGCTTGTACCTGAACACAAAAAACGTCAAGGAATTAATCCACCACCCTATTTTCTTTGCGATAAAATTCTTTATTCATTAGGAATTGGTAAGAATAAAATGGAAGGTAAAAAGCGGTTTGAACAATACCGTGACTATAATCAGAAACTGTTGGTGCAAGCAAAATGTATGGAAGCAAAAGCGGTAAGTTGCTTTTTAAATTCATGGAATCCAGAAGAATGGGATAATAATGCAATTATCTTGCGACATCAAGATGAGTTTGAGAAACCTGCAAATTATAACACGGTATATAAAATTGATGGACATAATGGATATATTCATGATCAGGAAGAAATTGCAGCAATTTGGATGGAAGAGCAAATTGAAAAAGAAGATGATGCAACTGTATTTGGGCAATGTTTAGTTACCGGAAAATATACAGATATTGCAAGAACACATGAAGTTGCTATCAAGGGGGCAGGTGGACAACCTGCTGGAACGGCTTTAGTGTCTTTTCAAATTGAGTCATTCCGGTCTTATGGGAAAACTCAGAGCTATAATGCACCAGTCAGCAAAAAGGTAGCTTTCGCTTATGGAACAGCATTAAATTACCTCATTGCAAGCAAGACCAATCGGGTTCGACTTGCTGATACTACAATGGTGTTCTGGGCAGATAAAAAAGGTGGGAAGACAGAAGAAACAATCCTTTCCTGGTGCTTTGATCCGGTGGACACTGAATCAGAAGCGAAAAGTGATGAACGCCGTATTGATCTCGGGGCGGCTCGTCAGGCAAAAACGATTCTGGAACGTGTAAAATCCGGTTTGTCAGTGGGGGACGCTACTTTTGATAAAGATACTCGTTGTTATCTGCTTGGACTTGCACCTAACGCAGCCCGCTTATCTGTCCGTTTTTGGCAAGTCAGTAATTTTGGAGATTTATTGAAAAAAATTGCACAGCATTATAAAGATATGGATATTATCGGTCTGGAACGTTTAGGCGGAATTATTTCACCATGGCGTACTCTTAAAGCATTAGCCGTTCGGGAAGATTCTAAAAATATTCCACCGTTGTTAGGAGGACAGTTTTTAAAGAGCATCTTATCAGGTTCGATGTATCCGCAGACGATTTATGATGCAGTCTTGCAGCGCTGTCGCACTGGTGGGGAGCACAACGGTGTAACAATAATCCGAGCGGCTGTAATTAAAGCGTTCCTTCTAAGAAAATATCGTATAAAAAACCAATTTGACAAGGAGGTACTAATTACTGTGAGCTTAAATGAAAGCAATACTAATACCGCATATCGACTGGGAAGACTATTTTCTTTACTTGAAAAAGCCCAGAAAGATGCTTTGGGGAATGAGATCAATGCAACGATACGTGACCGCTATTTTGGGGCAGCTTCTGCAACGCCTGGTTCTGTTTTCCCTTTGCTGCTGCGTTTGTCTCGCCATCATATTGCTAAAGCAACGTATGGAAATGTATTAGATCGAAAAATTCAAGATGTCATGAATGGCTTGGATGCATTTCCGGCACATTTGAGCATGGAAGATCAAGGCCAATTTATTTTGGGATATTACCATCAAAATCAAGCCAATTATACTAAAAATCAAACTAATGAAGAGAAGAAAGGATGA
- the cas5c gene encoding type I-C CRISPR-associated protein Cas5c, with product MGYGIKLRVWGDYACFTRPEMKAERVSYDVMTPSAARGILEAIHWKPALVWRVDRIHVLKPIKFDSIRRNEVASKISERNIKTAMNGGTIDLHQYASEDRQQRAALVLRDVDYVIEAHFDLTDKAGASDNSGKHCDIFTRRAKSGQCHMQPYLGCREFSANFDLLEGEVPQSVLTEKRDLGWMLWDIDFAHDMQPIFFRPMMINGVIDTRLVKEEET from the coding sequence ATGGGGTATGGAATAAAATTACGCGTCTGGGGCGATTATGCTTGCTTTACACGTCCGGAGATGAAAGCGGAGCGGGTAAGCTACGATGTGATGACACCATCGGCAGCCCGGGGAATCTTGGAAGCGATCCACTGGAAACCGGCACTAGTTTGGCGAGTTGATCGTATTCATGTCTTGAAACCTATAAAATTTGATTCGATTCGTCGCAACGAAGTGGCTAGCAAGATTTCGGAACGTAATATTAAAACGGCTATGAATGGCGGAACTATTGATCTCCATCAATATGCGTCAGAAGATCGACAACAACGGGCTGCGCTGGTATTGCGAGATGTTGACTATGTGATAGAAGCTCACTTTGATCTAACGGATAAAGCAGGGGCAAGTGATAATTCAGGTAAACATTGTGACATATTTACAAGGCGTGCCAAGTCTGGTCAGTGTCATATGCAGCCTTACTTAGGGTGTCGGGAATTTTCCGCCAACTTTGACTTGTTAGAAGGTGAAGTTCCCCAGTCGGTCTTAACTGAAAAAAGAGATCTAGGGTGGATGCTTTGGGATATCGATTTTGCTCATGATATGCAGCCAATCTTTTTCCGTCCTATGATGATTAATGGTGTGATAGATACTCGTTTGGTAAAGGAGGAAGAGACTTGA
- the cas3 gene encoding CRISPR-associated helicase Cas3' encodes MIYYGHTKEDLMAKKVLPKEEWQLLKSHLDAVSQMTEERAAKFGAGKLGEIIGLSHDIGKYSKKFQKRLEGSSGKVDHTTAGAQEVYRRFGNKIGRALAFTIAGHHGGLPDGNKGALRNLPERLVNTDIPDYHVFCNEIVIPNLTNQDFAGMPHARDSTMSAFSFSFCIRMLYSCLVDADYLDTEQFMNVKKYMNRPNPISMRTLFGRLEKKLESLAEHNRKNPSVINTARQAIQARCLEMADVKPGLFTLTVPTGGGKTYSSLAFGMKHAVKYHRDRVIYVIPYTGIIEQNAEIFREALEDEELHDNVVLEHHSNFEYPEGSFDDWDAYEKSHRLASENWDMPVVVTTAVQFFESLYANKGSRCRKLHNIANSVIILDEAQMMPLEYMKPCLWALAELVLNYGATVVLCTATQPAINHLLPGNLEPVEIMEDPADLQKIFKRVTVQYGSEMSDENLAAAMAEQTQVLTIVNTRRHARLLFNRLYEKSQQGAYHLSARMCSAHRKLVLTEIRRALKAGEVCRVVSTQLIEAGVDVDFPVVYRAAAGIDSIAQAAGRCNREGRRSTGQVIVFDPEPHGMPKKGRFASVAGLTRSTARRLQELDGELLSLEAIEDYFRQLFDFERGNLDMQGILPMIQAGADDLAFPFATIAKNFQLIDSETIPVVVSWDSRAEQLIEETEYHPFPASMVRRLQPYVVQIYQYELAALEKEGVIKSIGDFIKIMTDPSFYDSKFGLKDAKEVTVSTDILMF; translated from the coding sequence GTGATATATTACGGACACACCAAAGAAGATCTGATGGCGAAAAAAGTTTTACCTAAAGAGGAATGGCAATTGTTAAAAAGTCATCTTGATGCAGTTTCTCAAATGACAGAAGAGCGGGCAGCGAAATTTGGGGCAGGGAAATTGGGAGAAATCATAGGCTTGTCACATGATATTGGTAAATACTCAAAGAAATTTCAAAAACGGCTGGAAGGTTCATCTGGAAAAGTCGATCATACTACAGCTGGGGCGCAGGAAGTGTATCGAAGATTTGGTAATAAGATTGGCCGTGCCTTGGCATTTACTATTGCTGGGCATCATGGTGGATTACCCGATGGAAATAAAGGTGCTTTGAGAAATCTTCCGGAACGGCTTGTTAATACGGATATTCCTGATTATCATGTATTTTGCAATGAAATTGTAATACCAAATTTAACTAATCAGGATTTTGCAGGTATGCCTCATGCAAGGGATTCTACTATGTCGGCTTTCAGCTTTTCTTTTTGTATTCGTATGCTATATTCTTGCTTAGTCGATGCGGATTATTTAGATACCGAACAATTTATGAATGTGAAAAAGTATATGAATCGGCCCAATCCTATATCGATGAGAACACTTTTTGGACGGCTAGAAAAGAAGTTGGAGTCTTTAGCCGAACATAATCGTAAAAATCCTTCAGTTATTAATACTGCAAGGCAGGCCATTCAGGCAAGATGTTTGGAAATGGCAGATGTTAAGCCCGGCCTTTTTACTTTAACGGTACCGACTGGAGGGGGAAAAACCTATTCATCGCTAGCTTTTGGTATGAAACATGCGGTTAAATATCATAGGGATCGTGTCATTTATGTGATTCCCTATACCGGTATTATTGAACAGAATGCTGAGATTTTTCGAGAGGCGCTAGAAGACGAAGAGTTGCATGATAACGTTGTTCTTGAGCATCATAGCAACTTTGAGTATCCTGAAGGATCATTTGATGATTGGGATGCATATGAGAAAAGCCATCGCTTAGCTTCAGAAAACTGGGACATGCCTGTTGTTGTTACTACAGCTGTGCAATTTTTTGAATCTCTCTATGCCAATAAAGGTTCGCGGTGCCGAAAACTGCATAACATCGCTAATAGTGTGATTATATTAGATGAGGCCCAGATGATGCCACTTGAATATATGAAGCCTTGCTTATGGGCATTGGCAGAATTAGTTTTAAATTATGGTGCGACTGTGGTATTGTGTACGGCGACACAACCGGCTATTAATCATTTGCTTCCTGGAAATTTAGAGCCGGTAGAAATTATGGAGGACCCTGCAGATCTTCAAAAGATTTTTAAGCGTGTAACTGTTCAATATGGCAGTGAAATGTCTGATGAGAATTTAGCTGCAGCAATGGCTGAACAGACACAGGTGCTTACAATTGTCAATACTCGTCGACATGCCCGACTGTTATTTAATCGGTTATATGAAAAAAGTCAGCAAGGAGCTTACCATTTGTCGGCGCGCATGTGTTCCGCACATCGTAAATTAGTTTTAACAGAGATACGCCGGGCACTTAAAGCTGGTGAAGTTTGCCGGGTAGTATCGACTCAGCTTATTGAAGCGGGAGTGGATGTTGATTTTCCTGTTGTTTATCGTGCGGCGGCAGGAATTGATTCTATTGCTCAAGCAGCTGGACGATGTAATCGTGAGGGACGACGTTCGACAGGTCAGGTCATTGTGTTTGATCCTGAACCGCATGGAATGCCTAAAAAAGGGAGGTTTGCTTCTGTTGCGGGTTTGACTCGCAGTACAGCGCGGCGTCTACAGGAATTAGATGGTGAATTACTATCGCTGGAGGCTATTGAGGATTACTTTCGGCAATTATTTGATTTTGAACGGGGTAATCTTGATATGCAGGGAATACTCCCCATGATTCAAGCTGGAGCTGATGATTTGGCATTCCCTTTTGCAACGATTGCCAAGAACTTTCAGCTTATTGACAGTGAGACAATTCCCGTTGTTGTATCCTGGGATAGTCGTGCTGAGCAACTGATAGAAGAAACTGAATATCATCCTTTTCCGGCTAGCATGGTACGACGTCTTCAACCTTATGTAGTTCAAATTTATCAATATGAGTTGGCTGCTTTAGAGAAGGAAGGTGTAATCAAATCGATTGGCGATTTTATAAAAATTATGACAGATCCCAGTTTCTATGATTCGAAGTTTGGCTTAAAAGATGCAAAGGAAGTGACGGTATCGACGGATATATTGATGTTTTAG